A window of Corythoichthys intestinalis isolate RoL2023-P3 chromosome 14, ASM3026506v1, whole genome shotgun sequence contains these coding sequences:
- the dusp12 gene encoding dual specificity protein phosphatase 12, translating to MILVDSGVFIGTAADLNDSRGLAEAAITHIVSVDSVDPGPLLPDDSGYCKKWINVLDEVTSDLLSHMDDCYLFIQEAVDGGGAALIHCQAGRSRSATIVTAYLMKRYKLCFAEAYQRLKSVKQDVQVNSGFEEQLCLYEALQCEVDTSHPLYKQYRLTKITEKYPELQQVPREVFAVDPVQSNSSEASYRCRKCRRTLFRSSSLLSHPVGEGASAFGHKKSTNLTEGVRCTSYFIEPVQWMEQALLGVMDGQLLCPKCRSKLGSFSWCGDQCSCGRWITPSFQLHQNRVDEIRHINIQRERTTQFAVGNG from the exons ATGATCCTGGTGGATTCTGGTGTGTTCATTGGAACAGCAGCCGACCTTAACGACAGTCGGGGTTTGGCAGAAGCAGCCATTACTCACATCGTGTCTGTGGACTCCGTAGACCCAGGGCCTCTATTGCCTGATGATTCAGGCTATTGCAAGAAATGGATTAACGTCCTGGATGAGGTGACATCGGACCTTCTGAGCCACATGGATGACTGCTACTTGTTTATTCAAGAGGCAGTGGATGGAGGTGGAGCTGCACTTATTCATTG TCAAGCTGGCCGCAGTCGCAGCGCCACCATTGTGACTGCTTACCTCATGAAGAGATACAAGCTGTGCTTTGCTGAGGCTTACCAGAGACTGAAGAGTGTCAAGCAGGATGTTCA GGTCAACAGTGGTTTTGAGGAACAGCTGTGTCTGTATGAGGCCTTACAATGCGAAGTGGACACCAGCCATCCGCTGTATAAACAATACAGACTGACCAAAATCACTGAGAAATATCCTG AGTTGCAGCAGGTTCCCAGAGAGGTATTTGCAGTTGACCCCGTTCAGTCAAACTCATCTGAAGCCTCCTATCGTTGCAGGAAGTGCAG AAGAACCCTATTTCGCAGCTCCAGTCTCCTCAGTCACCCAGTGGGAGAAGGAGCGTCAGCCTTTGGTCACAAGAAGTCCACTAACCTGACTG AAGGAGTCCGATGCACATCATATTTCATTGAGCCAGTGCAGTGGATGGAACAAGCTTTACTTGGTGTGATGGACGGACAG CTTCTGTGTCCAAAGTGTCGATCCAAGCTGGGCTCATTCAGCTGGTGCGGGGACCAATGTTCATGCGGCCGCTGGATCACGCCTTCCTTTCAGCTTCATCAAAACCGAGTGGACGAGATCCGGCACATTAACATACAAAGAGAACGCACAACACAATTCGCAGTCGGAAATGGATGA